One Mycobacterium marseillense DNA window includes the following coding sequences:
- a CDS encoding TetR/AcrR family transcriptional regulator produces the protein MLPRGNRRPGRPPAAKADETRQRIIQAARLVFSERGYDGATFQAIASRADLTRPAINHYFSSKRALYREVLNETNKSVIGAGIKQAEQESTLAAQLTAFIYEATRANAENPAGSAFLISGVLESQRHPDLAGTENDSVRIAREFLVRVVNEAMERGEIVSDFDASALVEAQLVLVCGVGLYAGYIQSPEAIMALTGVLRQLLEGALRPRE, from the coding sequence GGCAACGAATCATCCAAGCTGCTCGTTTGGTGTTCAGCGAACGCGGCTACGACGGAGCGACGTTCCAGGCCATCGCTTCTCGCGCGGACCTGACCCGGCCGGCGATCAACCATTACTTTTCGAGCAAGCGCGCGTTGTATCGCGAAGTACTTAACGAGACGAACAAATCCGTCATCGGGGCCGGTATCAAACAAGCCGAGCAAGAGTCCACGCTGGCGGCGCAGTTGACGGCGTTCATCTACGAAGCGACAAGAGCTAATGCCGAGAACCCGGCCGGATCCGCTTTTTTAATCAGCGGCGTACTGGAATCGCAGCGCCATCCGGATTTGGCCGGAACCGAAAACGATTCCGTGCGGATTGCCCGGGAATTCCTGGTGCGCGTGGTCAACGAGGCGATGGAGCGGGGCGAAATCGTCAGCGACTTCGATGCGTCGGCATTGGTCGAGGCGCAGCTCGTGCTCGTCTGTGGGGTGGGCCTGTACGCGGGCTACATCCAGAGTCCGGAGGCCATAATGGCCCTCACCGGGGTGCTGCGCCAGTTACTGGAAGGTGCGTTGCGGCCACGCGAGTGA